One part of the Populus alba chromosome 18, ASM523922v2, whole genome shotgun sequence genome encodes these proteins:
- the LOC118051044 gene encoding ethylene-responsive transcription factor ERF016-like encodes MVLSFWKTSVEMVRERRERGDHNGRYKGVRMRKWGKWVAEIRQPNSRDRIWLGSYSTAEEAARAYDAAVLCLRGPSATFNFPTNMPEIPATADQVLSPMQIREVASRHARRGSPVEPAERIVGPGLCEVPSGRSVEVYLGGGENMEECLEGIFSGAYYQTPGVWTV; translated from the coding sequence ATGGTTCTCAGTTTTTGGAAAACCAGCGTTGAAATGGTGAGAGAAAGAAGGGAGAGAGGAGATCATAACGGGCGTTACAAGGGAGTGAGGATGAGAAAGTGGGGAAAATGGGTAGCAGAAATAAGGCAACCTAACAGCAGGGATAGAATATGGTTAGGCTCTTATAGTACTGCAGAGGAAGCAGCAAGAGCATATGATGCTGCTGTTTTGTGTTTACGAGGGCCTTCGGCGACGTTTAACTTTCCAACGAATATGCCGGAAATCCCTGCCACGGCAGATCAGGTATTGTCTCCTATGCAGATTAGGGAGGTTGCTTCCAGGCATGCAAGAAGGGGGAGTCCTGTGGAGCCCGCAGAGAGGATTGTGGGACCTGGGTTGTGTGAAGTGCCGTCTGGGAGGAGTGTAGAGGTGTACTTGGGTGGTGGAGAGAATATGGAGGAATGCTTGGAGGGGATTTTTAGTGGGGCATACTATCAAACACCTGGTGTGTGGACAGTTTAA